Proteins found in one Sorghum bicolor cultivar BTx623 chromosome 1, Sorghum_bicolor_NCBIv3, whole genome shotgun sequence genomic segment:
- the LOC110431987 gene encoding electron transfer flavoprotein subunit alpha, mitochondrial: protein MAAMLVGALRRGSGCHGGSRLLAQSLRRFVSTLVVAEHEGGFVKPSSLSALAAAEAIAKENKISVLLGGSGPSLHKAADHAASSHPLVSEVLVADSEALAHPLAEPWADLLRSVQQKGGYSHVIASSTSFGKNLLPRAAALLDVSPVTDVTAVKEPRVFVRPIYAGNALCTVKYTGEDPCMMSIRSTSFSPTTEAMSETKVAPITQVDLSFLSEGKSSWVNLTSQDTERPDLANARVVVTGGRGLKSAENFKLLEQLAEKLGAAVGATRAAVDAGYVPNDLQVGQTGKIVAPELYMAFGVSGAIQHLAGMRDSKVIVAVNKDADAPIFQVADYGLVADLFEVLDELLKKIPEKK, encoded by the exons aTGGCGGCGATGCTGGTGGGCGCGCTGCGGAGGGGAAGTGGATGCCACGGCGGCTCGCGCCTCCTCGCCCAGTCGCTTCGCAGATTC GTGAGCACGCTGGTCGTAGCGGAGCATGAAGGCGGGTTCGTCAAGCCGTCGTCGCTGAGCGCATTGGCAGCTGCAGAGGCGATTGCCAAGGAGAACAAAATCTCCGTCCTGCTGGGTGGTTCCGGGCCGTCGCTTCACAAGGCTGCCGACCATGCCGCGTCCAGCCATCCACTGGTGTCTGAG GTGCTCGTGGCCGATTCGGAAGCCTTGGCGCATCCTCTGGCTGAACCCTGGGCCGACCTACTCCGTTCTGTTCAGCAGAAAGGAGGCTACTCTCATGTCATAGCTTCGTCCACGTCTTTCGGGAAGAATTTGCTTCCACGTGCTGCGGCTCTTCTTGATGTCTCCCCTGTTACTGATGTCACTGCTGTAAAGGAGCCACGGGTCTTTGTGAG GCCGATTTATGCTGGGAATGCACTTTGTACTGTGAAATATACTGGAGAGGATCCTTGCATGATGAGTATTAGATCAACTTCATTTTCCCCAACTACTGAGGCTATGTCTGAAACAAAGGTTGCACCTATCACCCAGGTTGATCTCTCTTTCCTCAGTGAAG GGAAATCTTCATGGGTGAATCTGACATCCCAAGACACAGAGCGGCCTGATCTTGCAAATGCACGTGTAGTAGTCACTGGAGGCAGAGGTTTAAAAAGtgctgaaaattttaaattgttAGAGCAGCTTGCTGAGAAACTTGGCGCAGCAG TGGGTGCGACTAGGGCTGCTGTTGATGCAGGTTATGTTCCAAATGACCTTCAG GTTGGGCAGACAGGGAAAATTGTCGCACCGGAGCTTTATATGGCTTTTGGAGTATCCGGAGCAATACAACACTTGGCAGGAATGAGAGACTCGAAGGTTATTGTGGCTGTCAATAAAGATGCTGATGCCCCCATATTTCAG GTTGCAGATTACGGACTGGTTGCTGATCTGTTCGAGGTTCTGGATGAGTTATTGAAGAAGATCCCAGAGAAGAAATAA
- the LOC8079666 gene encoding translocase of chloroplast 159, chloroplastic isoform X2: protein MALLVRARLSSLDDDDDALSLSSASSSPPLSPASTPPTPRARAAVLAAPRVAAQLSSTEEDVSEYFDDITTSSGDDADLAEEVSNGFFFSVARVPPPTTTEDPSPVPDGEAARGVAAAAAAVAPEGGDGLGAAEEPLEDSPVSVFEELDAGARNGLDGGVIEDGDGTDAEGSLGGSFQTSGSFIDAQDGGEAAASGDFVTVSDSTVLKDDDKQVEHTVNDAASEPVAGVDDLVIVDALEGMLDREVAESLPISNATEGEDAGAELCSDDSDAKGSTEVGGHNKEDEEADGYHDASNDLKSIPISSSDDAVEFIAKELEDNVPTSRGARFGVEDSDDAEINGDDEYEEEMNVKEAELFDYAALIELLRAASSSPEQGKAKVFPVESSEPRHLPPMVASNAANARANVASAPVPEVTADPEKEMTDEEKKIYRKVDMARIKYMRLVHRLGYDTNHQVPVQVLYRLSLVEGFRRVRMTNHSSEIEDAWKRALQHEAEGTEDLEFSCNVLVLGKTGVGKSATINSIFGEDKSKTNAFLPTTSSVKEITGVVDGVKFRVIDTPGLGISAKDDKSNRKVLKAVKKYMKRCPPDIILYVDRLDTQREEANSLSLLRGITSVLGLSIWSRTIITLTHSGADPPEGPNGSAVNYDMIVTHRTHAVQQSIRQITNDPRIQNAVALVENHHECRRNAEGEKVLPDGLIWRRLLLLLCYSLKMIAEIDSLSTRRASSTSFLGRFFQVPPIPYFLSSLLQSREHPRRSNEHNVGSVDSDFDLDELLNGDQEDEEDDYDQLPPFKPLSKSQVAKLSKELQKLYFDEYDYRTKLLQKKQLKEQLERFKEMKKKEGDDNDVPSDDDHPDDGYDTDRYPTPEWTLPSSFDSDDPVYRYRCLVSTPNLLVRAVNNPDGWDHDYGFDGVSVQHSHDIANKYPASLWVQINKDKREFTIHLDSSMSVKHGDYASSLAGFDIQTMMNQLAYTLRGETKFKNFKKNITTGGLSMTFLGNTMVAGAKLEDKLLVGNRLTLSGNTGAVSMRGDAAYGVNMEATLREKSYPLGQGLATLGASLVKWRKEWTMAANLDSQVSVGRSSNMAVHVDVNNKLTGRVSIKANTSEQLNIALFGTCSVIMYLWNKMHPGADPNAE, encoded by the exons ATGGCGCTGCTGGTGCGCGCGCGGCTCTCCTCgctggacgacgacgacgacgcgttGTCGCTCTCctcggcctcctcctccccgcCGCTCTCGCCGGCCTCCACTCCGCCgacgccgcgcgcgcgcgcagcgGTGCTCGCCGCCCCGCGGGTCGCGGCGCAGCTCTCGTCCACGGAGGAGGATGTCAGCGAGTACTTCGACGACATCACAACCAGCTCCGGCGACGACGCCGACCTGGCGGAGGAGGTGTCCAACGGCTTCTTCTTCAGCGTCGCCAGGgtgccgccgccgacgacgaccgAGGACCCCAGCCCGGTCCCTGACGGCGAGGCGGCGAGGggggtcgccgccgccgctgctgctgtgGCGCCCGAGGGCGGGGACGGCTTGGGCGCCGCGGAGGAGCCGCTGGAGGACAGCCCCGTGAGCGTCTTCGAAGAGCTCGATGCGGGCGCGAGAAACGGATTGGATGGCGGCGTCATTGAGGATGGCGACGGGACGGACGCCGAGGGATCGCTGGGTGGTAGCTTCCAAACTTCCGGGAGCTTCATTGACGCGCAGGACGGCGGGGAGGCTGCTGCTTCAGGCGATTTCGTGACCGTTTCAGATAGTACCGTGCTGAAGGATGATGATAAGCAGGTGGAGCACACTGTCAATGACGCGGCGTCTGAGCCTGTTGCTGGGGTCGATGACCTGGTCATTGTGGATGCTTTGGAGGGGATGCTTGATCGTGAGGTTGCTGAATCGCTTCCAATTTCCAATGCTACAGAAGGAGAGGATGCTGGTGCTGAACTTTGCAGCGATGATTCTGATGCAAAAG GTTCCACTGAAGTCGGTGGTCATAATAAGGAAGATGAGGAAGCTGACGGTTACCACGATGCTTCTAATGATCTCAAATCCATCCCGAtctcttcaagtgatgatgcCGTGGAATTTATTGCAAAAGAATTGGAGGACAACGTGCCTACTTCCAGAGGCGCACGCTTTGGTGTGGAGGATTCGGATGATGCAGAGATCAATGGCGATGATGAATATGAAGAGGAGATGAATGTAAAGGAGGCCGAGCTTTTTGATTATGCAGCTTTAATTGAGCTTCTAAGGGCTGCAAGCAGCTCACCTGAACAAGGCAAGGCCAAGGTTTTCCCAGTTGAATCTTCTGAGCCCAGGCATCTGCCTCCTATGGTAGCCAGCAATGCAGCCAATGCTAGGGCGAATGTGGCTTCTGCTCCTGTGCCAGAAGTAACTGCTGACCCTGAGAAAGAGATGACTGACGAGGAAAAGAAGATATACAGAAAGGTGGACATGGCACGAATCAAGTACATGCGTCTTGTTCATAGATTGGGGTATGATACTAACCATCAGGTACCAGTACAAGTGTTGTATCGGCTTAGTCTTGTTGAAGGATTCAGGCGCGTAAGGATGACAAACCATTCCTCAGAGATCGAGGATGCCTGGAAGAGGGCTTTGCAGCATGAGGCAGAGGGAACTGAAGACCTTGAATTCTCCTGCAATGTTTTGGTCCTTGGGAAGACTGGAGTGGGGAAGAGCGCAACAATAAATTCCATCTTCGGGGAAGATAAATCCAAAACAAATGCGTTTTTACCGACAACATCATCTGTGAAGGAGATTACTGGTGTTGTTGATGGTGTTAAGTTTCGTGTCATTGACACCCCTGGGCTTGGGATTTCGGCCAAGGATGACAAATCAAATAGGAAAGTGCTCAAAGCTGTTAAGAAGTATATGAAGAGATGCCCTCCAGATATTATTCTGTATGTTGATAGGCTTGATACACAGCGAGAGGAGGCAAATAGCCTATCTCTCTTGCGAGGCATTACCAGTGTGCTAGGCCTGTCAATATGGTCCAGAACAATTATTACTCtcactcactcaggagcagatCCGCCTGAAGGCCCTAATGGTTCCGCGGTGAACTATGATATGATTGTGACTCATCGAACTCATGCAGTTCAGCAAAGCATCCGGCAGATAACTAATGATCCTCGAATTCAGAATGCAGTGGCTCTTGTGGAGAACCATCATGAGTGTCGGAGGAACGCAGAAGGTGAAAAGGTGCTTCCTGATGGCCTTATCTGGaggcggctcctcctcctcctatgCTACTCACTGAAGATGATTGCTGAGATTGACAGTCTCTCAACTCGTCGTGCTTCTTCTACAAGTTTTTTAGGTCGCTTTTTCCAAGTGCCTCCAATTCCTTACTTCTTATCATCTTTGTTGCAATCTAGAGAGCACCCTAGGCGTTCCAATGAACATAATGTTGGGAGTGTGGACTCAGATTTTGACCTAGATGAATTGTTGAATGGGGACCAAGAGGATGAAGAAGATGACTATGATCAGCTTCCTCCCTTCAAGCCACTAAGTAAATCCCAGGTTGCAAAACTCTCCAAGGAGCTACAAAAGTTGTATTTTGATGAATATGATTACCGAACTAAGCTTCTTCAGAAGAAGCAGTTGAAGGAACAGCTCGAAAGATTTAAGGAAATGAAGAAGAAAGAGGGCGATGATAATGATGTACCTTCTGATGATGATCATCCCGATGATGGATATGATACAGATAGATATCCTACGCCAGAATGGACCTTGCCATCTTCATTTGATTCTGATGATCCTGTGTACCGCTATCGGTGCCTTGTGTCTACACCAAACCTCCTGGTGCGCGCTGTTAACAATCCTGATGGATGGGATCATGATTATGGATTTGACGGTGTGAGTGTCCAACATAGCCATGATATTGCTAACAAATATCCAGCTTCTCTGTGGGTTCAAATTAACAAGGACAAGAGAGAGTTCACCATCCATTTGGATTCCTCGATGTCAGTTAAGCATGGTGACTATGCCTCAAGCCTGGCTGGCTTTGACATCCAAACAATGATGAACCAGCTTGCTTACACCCTCAGAGGGGAGaccaaattcaaaaactttaagAAAAACATCACTACTGGTGGTTTATCTATGACTTTTTTGGGAAATACCATGGTGGCTGGAGCAAAACTTGAAGACAAGCTTTTAGTTGGTAACAGGTTAACACTATCAGGCAACACTGGTGCTGTGTCCATGAGAGGTGATGCTGCATATGGAGTGAATATGGAGGCAACTCTTCGTGAAAAAAGCTATCCTCTAGGTCAAGgccttgccactttgggtgcaTCCTTAGTGAAATGGCGTAAAGAGTGGACCATGGCTGCAAATTTGGATTCCCAGGTCTCTGTTGGAAGGTCTTCAAACATGGCAGTTCATGTTGATGTAAACAACAAACTAACTGGACGGGTCAGCATCAAGGCCAACACTTCAGAACAGCTGAACATTGCCCTTTTTGGTACCTGTTCAGTGATAATGTATTTGTGGAACAAGATGCACCCTGGTGCAGATCCTAATGCTGAGTAG
- the LOC8079666 gene encoding translocase of chloroplast 159, chloroplastic isoform X1, translating into MALLVRARLSSLDDDDDALSLSSASSSPPLSPASTPPTPRARAAVLAAPRVAAQLSSTEEDVSEYFDDITTSSGDDADLAEEVSNGFFFSVARVPPPTTTEDPSPVPDGEAARGVAAAAAAVAPEGGDGLGAAEEPLEDSPVSVFEELDAGARNGLDGGVIEDGDGTDAEGSLGGSFQTSGSFIDAQDGGEAAASGDFVTVSDSTVLKDDDKQVEHTVNDAASEPVAGVDDLVIVDALEGMLDREVAESLPISNATEGEDAGAELCSDDSDAKGSTAKLDASPEYATTGEVTSDGVQVCDNVDDLGSTEVGGHNKEDEEADGYHDASNDLKSIPISSSDDAVEFIAKELEDNVPTSRGARFGVEDSDDAEINGDDEYEEEMNVKEAELFDYAALIELLRAASSSPEQGKAKVFPVESSEPRHLPPMVASNAANARANVASAPVPEVTADPEKEMTDEEKKIYRKVDMARIKYMRLVHRLGYDTNHQVPVQVLYRLSLVEGFRRVRMTNHSSEIEDAWKRALQHEAEGTEDLEFSCNVLVLGKTGVGKSATINSIFGEDKSKTNAFLPTTSSVKEITGVVDGVKFRVIDTPGLGISAKDDKSNRKVLKAVKKYMKRCPPDIILYVDRLDTQREEANSLSLLRGITSVLGLSIWSRTIITLTHSGADPPEGPNGSAVNYDMIVTHRTHAVQQSIRQITNDPRIQNAVALVENHHECRRNAEGEKVLPDGLIWRRLLLLLCYSLKMIAEIDSLSTRRASSTSFLGRFFQVPPIPYFLSSLLQSREHPRRSNEHNVGSVDSDFDLDELLNGDQEDEEDDYDQLPPFKPLSKSQVAKLSKELQKLYFDEYDYRTKLLQKKQLKEQLERFKEMKKKEGDDNDVPSDDDHPDDGYDTDRYPTPEWTLPSSFDSDDPVYRYRCLVSTPNLLVRAVNNPDGWDHDYGFDGVSVQHSHDIANKYPASLWVQINKDKREFTIHLDSSMSVKHGDYASSLAGFDIQTMMNQLAYTLRGETKFKNFKKNITTGGLSMTFLGNTMVAGAKLEDKLLVGNRLTLSGNTGAVSMRGDAAYGVNMEATLREKSYPLGQGLATLGASLVKWRKEWTMAANLDSQVSVGRSSNMAVHVDVNNKLTGRVSIKANTSEQLNIALFGTCSVIMYLWNKMHPGADPNAE; encoded by the coding sequence ATGGCGCTGCTGGTGCGCGCGCGGCTCTCCTCgctggacgacgacgacgacgcgttGTCGCTCTCctcggcctcctcctccccgcCGCTCTCGCCGGCCTCCACTCCGCCgacgccgcgcgcgcgcgcagcgGTGCTCGCCGCCCCGCGGGTCGCGGCGCAGCTCTCGTCCACGGAGGAGGATGTCAGCGAGTACTTCGACGACATCACAACCAGCTCCGGCGACGACGCCGACCTGGCGGAGGAGGTGTCCAACGGCTTCTTCTTCAGCGTCGCCAGGgtgccgccgccgacgacgaccgAGGACCCCAGCCCGGTCCCTGACGGCGAGGCGGCGAGGggggtcgccgccgccgctgctgctgtgGCGCCCGAGGGCGGGGACGGCTTGGGCGCCGCGGAGGAGCCGCTGGAGGACAGCCCCGTGAGCGTCTTCGAAGAGCTCGATGCGGGCGCGAGAAACGGATTGGATGGCGGCGTCATTGAGGATGGCGACGGGACGGACGCCGAGGGATCGCTGGGTGGTAGCTTCCAAACTTCCGGGAGCTTCATTGACGCGCAGGACGGCGGGGAGGCTGCTGCTTCAGGCGATTTCGTGACCGTTTCAGATAGTACCGTGCTGAAGGATGATGATAAGCAGGTGGAGCACACTGTCAATGACGCGGCGTCTGAGCCTGTTGCTGGGGTCGATGACCTGGTCATTGTGGATGCTTTGGAGGGGATGCTTGATCGTGAGGTTGCTGAATCGCTTCCAATTTCCAATGCTACAGAAGGAGAGGATGCTGGTGCTGAACTTTGCAGCGATGATTCTGATGCAAAAGGTAGTACAGCCAAACTTGATGCTAGTCCTGAATATGCTACCACAGGAGAGGTCACATCTGATGGCGTGCAAGTTTGTGATAATGTTGATGACCTAGGTTCCACTGAAGTCGGTGGTCATAATAAGGAAGATGAGGAAGCTGACGGTTACCACGATGCTTCTAATGATCTCAAATCCATCCCGAtctcttcaagtgatgatgcCGTGGAATTTATTGCAAAAGAATTGGAGGACAACGTGCCTACTTCCAGAGGCGCACGCTTTGGTGTGGAGGATTCGGATGATGCAGAGATCAATGGCGATGATGAATATGAAGAGGAGATGAATGTAAAGGAGGCCGAGCTTTTTGATTATGCAGCTTTAATTGAGCTTCTAAGGGCTGCAAGCAGCTCACCTGAACAAGGCAAGGCCAAGGTTTTCCCAGTTGAATCTTCTGAGCCCAGGCATCTGCCTCCTATGGTAGCCAGCAATGCAGCCAATGCTAGGGCGAATGTGGCTTCTGCTCCTGTGCCAGAAGTAACTGCTGACCCTGAGAAAGAGATGACTGACGAGGAAAAGAAGATATACAGAAAGGTGGACATGGCACGAATCAAGTACATGCGTCTTGTTCATAGATTGGGGTATGATACTAACCATCAGGTACCAGTACAAGTGTTGTATCGGCTTAGTCTTGTTGAAGGATTCAGGCGCGTAAGGATGACAAACCATTCCTCAGAGATCGAGGATGCCTGGAAGAGGGCTTTGCAGCATGAGGCAGAGGGAACTGAAGACCTTGAATTCTCCTGCAATGTTTTGGTCCTTGGGAAGACTGGAGTGGGGAAGAGCGCAACAATAAATTCCATCTTCGGGGAAGATAAATCCAAAACAAATGCGTTTTTACCGACAACATCATCTGTGAAGGAGATTACTGGTGTTGTTGATGGTGTTAAGTTTCGTGTCATTGACACCCCTGGGCTTGGGATTTCGGCCAAGGATGACAAATCAAATAGGAAAGTGCTCAAAGCTGTTAAGAAGTATATGAAGAGATGCCCTCCAGATATTATTCTGTATGTTGATAGGCTTGATACACAGCGAGAGGAGGCAAATAGCCTATCTCTCTTGCGAGGCATTACCAGTGTGCTAGGCCTGTCAATATGGTCCAGAACAATTATTACTCtcactcactcaggagcagatCCGCCTGAAGGCCCTAATGGTTCCGCGGTGAACTATGATATGATTGTGACTCATCGAACTCATGCAGTTCAGCAAAGCATCCGGCAGATAACTAATGATCCTCGAATTCAGAATGCAGTGGCTCTTGTGGAGAACCATCATGAGTGTCGGAGGAACGCAGAAGGTGAAAAGGTGCTTCCTGATGGCCTTATCTGGaggcggctcctcctcctcctatgCTACTCACTGAAGATGATTGCTGAGATTGACAGTCTCTCAACTCGTCGTGCTTCTTCTACAAGTTTTTTAGGTCGCTTTTTCCAAGTGCCTCCAATTCCTTACTTCTTATCATCTTTGTTGCAATCTAGAGAGCACCCTAGGCGTTCCAATGAACATAATGTTGGGAGTGTGGACTCAGATTTTGACCTAGATGAATTGTTGAATGGGGACCAAGAGGATGAAGAAGATGACTATGATCAGCTTCCTCCCTTCAAGCCACTAAGTAAATCCCAGGTTGCAAAACTCTCCAAGGAGCTACAAAAGTTGTATTTTGATGAATATGATTACCGAACTAAGCTTCTTCAGAAGAAGCAGTTGAAGGAACAGCTCGAAAGATTTAAGGAAATGAAGAAGAAAGAGGGCGATGATAATGATGTACCTTCTGATGATGATCATCCCGATGATGGATATGATACAGATAGATATCCTACGCCAGAATGGACCTTGCCATCTTCATTTGATTCTGATGATCCTGTGTACCGCTATCGGTGCCTTGTGTCTACACCAAACCTCCTGGTGCGCGCTGTTAACAATCCTGATGGATGGGATCATGATTATGGATTTGACGGTGTGAGTGTCCAACATAGCCATGATATTGCTAACAAATATCCAGCTTCTCTGTGGGTTCAAATTAACAAGGACAAGAGAGAGTTCACCATCCATTTGGATTCCTCGATGTCAGTTAAGCATGGTGACTATGCCTCAAGCCTGGCTGGCTTTGACATCCAAACAATGATGAACCAGCTTGCTTACACCCTCAGAGGGGAGaccaaattcaaaaactttaagAAAAACATCACTACTGGTGGTTTATCTATGACTTTTTTGGGAAATACCATGGTGGCTGGAGCAAAACTTGAAGACAAGCTTTTAGTTGGTAACAGGTTAACACTATCAGGCAACACTGGTGCTGTGTCCATGAGAGGTGATGCTGCATATGGAGTGAATATGGAGGCAACTCTTCGTGAAAAAAGCTATCCTCTAGGTCAAGgccttgccactttgggtgcaTCCTTAGTGAAATGGCGTAAAGAGTGGACCATGGCTGCAAATTTGGATTCCCAGGTCTCTGTTGGAAGGTCTTCAAACATGGCAGTTCATGTTGATGTAAACAACAAACTAACTGGACGGGTCAGCATCAAGGCCAACACTTCAGAACAGCTGAACATTGCCCTTTTTGGTACCTGTTCAGTGATAATGTATTTGTGGAACAAGATGCACCCTGGTGCAGATCCTAATGCTGAGTAG
- the LOC8080196 gene encoding uncharacterized protein LOC8080196, producing MDVEKPASKGHGFFALFDWGKKSKKRQFVGSTSSSPNLKNAGDGKDIDDSTPSTRSNSILEDAPSLKESSEHSCSSSVIDEEAQSRRSPTVVARLMGLDSMPAASSPESNPLPLTVQPPLQTNSHEDLIGRSYVGSPLKMPGSPIDRYKMEALPPRLAKRTLSVAQYQLLSPMKNPNHISSRNAADIMEAASRIIRPGVENISSYRVHDVGSANAARAYNPGEIIGIQQRSQKLNEAMRKRDGPASFRPQSGKPSDGRLRGSEGASSSRISQSNGCAPVGPKVKAGNRLDTARAMHAQEKGGMRKGGRKLETCKNPENSMAERTGLNRQKDSNQMGTTSSSSVPVTNNRKQNATVTKHKVNSNPATPSRQRSNIHQINAHPRKVRAASTFAGNSSQSSRKVDLRPNAHANVRNSSIPKAIPKPRRLQDRRVCSDTSQSSDSISSDRSQRRIRHNIVIDEQSSFSTNKKKVSTEIVSFTFTSPVDKSLHGTHFPNHSVEKQFIGNLSAMSTSSNTSNTKLDVIDGDFLGLLLEQKLRELSSGVRSPYTKQAKGVHHTSTALEDMASACETSSIASTDYDRESLQSFSDVKATLPQTDLATRSVQSSQPVKYDHDVTDRAELEHHGRSPLFTWEASVSTETCSSSESWRSANGTRLFSSTEGVTTSDSTRFNKFLEADASSEYSDTASSITVATAEIPRSESSSSCHMDNRQEVEFIREILNAGSPVRHIFSYLERFGNSGILDPHLLEELNGNIRLLAGEEGKGYRLRRRLLFDCVNELISVKCAYYFNAGYSLWFMGMAVLQNLSAEEIYREMTSLKVAEEWMVDELVYREMSSPLGSWVDFKMESHQAGGDIAVELLGSLIDEVVADLLTGGSSS from the exons ATGGATGTGGAGAAACCTGCTTCCAAGGGGCATGGTTTCTTTGCCCTCTTCGATTGGGGAAAGAAGTCTAAGAAGCGCCAGTTCGTCGGGAGCACCAGCAGTTCTCCAAATCTGA AGAATGCTGGAGATGGGAAGGATATTGATGATAGTACACCAAGCACACGGTCAAATTCG ATCCTTGAAGACGCCCCAAGCTTGAAGGAAAGCAGTGAACATAGCTGCTCATCTTCAGTAATTGATGAAGAAGCTCAGTCAAGGAGGAGTCCGACGGTTGTTGCTAGGCTTATGGGATTGGATTCTATGCCTGCGGCAAGCTCACCCGAATCCAATCCCTTGCCATTAACTGTGCAACCACCTTTGCAAACCAACAGCCATGAGGATTTGATTGGCAGAAGCTATGTTGGTAGTCCCCTTAAGATGCCGGGTAGTCCTATTGATCGGTATAAAATGGAAGCACTGCCTCCAAGACTTGCCAAGAGGACACTATCTGTTGCACAGTATCAGTTGTTGTCTCCCATGAAAAACCCTAACCATATATCCAGCAGGAATGCAGCTGATATAATGGAAGCAGCATCGAGGATCATCAGGCCTGGAGTAGAAAATATAAGTTCTTACAGAGTTCATGATGTTGGGAGTGCAAATGCTGCACGTGCTTACAATCCTGGAGAGATCATAGGAATCCAACAAAGGTCACAGAAGCTTAATGAAGCAATGAGGAAACGTGATGGCCCTGCATCTTTTAGGCCGCAAAGTGGAAAACCTTCAGATGGAAGATTGAGAGGTTCAGAGGGTGCCTCGTCTTCCAGGATCTCACAGTCAAATGGATGTGCTCCAGTTGGTCCAAAAGTCAAAGCTGGTAATAGATTAGACACTGCTCGGGCTATGCATGCCCAAGAAAAAGGGGGCATGAGAAAAGGTGGTAGAAAGCTTGAAACTTGCAAGAACCCTGAAAATAGCATGGCTGAAAGAACTGGGTTGAACCGACAAAAGGATAGTAACCAAATGGGCacaacaagttcgtccagtgtGCCTGTGACAAACAACAGAAAACAGAATGCTACGGTCACCAAACATAAGGTGAATTCAAACCCAGCAACCCCTAGTAGACAACGGAGCAATATTCACCAAATAAATGCCCATCCCAGAAAGGTGAGGGCGGCCAGCACATTTGCTGGAAACAGTAGTCAAAGTAGCAGAAAGGTGGACTTGCGGCCAAATGCTCATGCAAATGTAAGAAATAGTTCTATACCAAAAGCAATACCGAAGCCAAGAAGATTACAAGACAGGAGAGTGTGCTCTGATACAAGCCAGTCAAGTGATAGTATTAGTTCTGACAGAAGCCAGAGGCGGATTCGGCACAATATTGTGATTGATGAGCAATCATCTTTTTCAACAAACAAAAAGAAAGTCAGCACTGAGATTGTTTCATTCACATTTACCTCACCAGTTGATAAGTCACTACATGGCACCCACTTCCCCAATCATTCAGTGGAAAAACAATTTATAGGGAATCTGAGCGCTATGTCAACTTCAAGCAATACATCAAACACTAAACTTGATGTAATTGATGGTGATTTTTTGGGACTCCTGTTGGAGCAGAAATTGAGAGAGCTGTCATCTGGTGTGAGATCGCCCTACACTAAGCAAGCCAAAGGTGTTCACCACACTTCAACTGCTTTGGAAGATATGGCATCAGCATGTGAAACATCTAGCATTGCTTCTACTGATTATGATAGGGAATCATTACAGTCTTTCAGTGATGTAAAAGCTACTCTCCCCCAGACAGATCTTGCTACTAGAAGTGTCCAG TCATCTCAGCCTGTGAAGTATGATCATGATGTCACGGATCGAGCAGAGCTTGAGCATCATGGCCGAAGTCCCCTTTTCACATGGGAGGCTTCAGTTTCAACTGAAACCTGCAGCTCATCAGAGAGCTGGAGGAGTGCAAATG GAACAAGATTGTTTAGTTCAACTGAAGGAGTGACAACTTCTGATTCGACACGCTTCAACAAATTCCTAGAAGCGGATGCCTCTTCAGAATATTCTGACACAGCCTCATCAATCACAGTGGCTACAGCAGAAATCCCTCGATCAGAAAGTAGCAGCTCATGTCATATGGATAATAGACAAGAGGTGGAGTTTATAAGAGAAATACTGAATGCTGGCTCTCCTGTCCGGCACATTTTCTCTTATCTGGAGCGGTTTGGCAATTCGGGTATTCTGGATCCACATCTATTGGAGGAATTAAATGGCAATATTAGGTTGTTAGCTGGTGAAGAGGGCAAAGGTTACAGATTGAGGCGGAGGCTGCTCTTTGATTGTGTTAATGAGTTAATAAGTGTGAAATGCGCTTACTACTTCAATGCTGGCTACAGCTTATGGTTTATGGGGATGGCGGTTCTGCAGAACTTGTCAGCGGAAGAAATCTATCGAGAGATGACCAGCCTGAAGGTTGCTGAGGAGTGGATGGTGGATGAGCTTGTGTACAGGGAAATGAGTAGTCCTCTGGGGAGCTGGGTTGATTTCAAGATGGAATCACACCAAGCCGGCGGAGATATAGCGGTGGAGTTGTTAGGTTCCTTGATCGATGAAGTGGTTGCTGATCTTCTGACTGGTGGCTCATCTTCGTAG